One window from the genome of Streptomyces sp. NBC_00708 encodes:
- a CDS encoding MbtH family protein, with amino-acid sequence MSDIVNPFDDAEGSFHVVVNDEGQHALWPAFADVPAGWDSVWGPGNRADALEYITAHWTDIRPRSLVAQYA; translated from the coding sequence ATGAGCGACATCGTGAACCCTTTCGACGACGCCGAGGGCTCCTTCCACGTCGTGGTGAACGACGAGGGGCAGCACGCCCTGTGGCCGGCGTTCGCCGACGTCCCGGCGGGCTGGGACAGCGTCTGGGGGCCCGGGAACAGGGCGGATGCCCTGGAGTACATCACGGCCCACTGGACCGACATCCGCCCGCGCAGCCTGGTCGCCCAGTACGCCTGA
- a CDS encoding cobalamin B12-binding domain-containing protein: MKILLSGTASDSHTWNLVYLGLFLEERGHDVVALGPCVSPRLLTAACRRHAPDVVVLSSVNGHGHRDALAAVRALRAEPELAALPVAVGGKLGTAGRSGETEAARLREAGCDAVLGDGAGDLEALCAFLAARARVVA; this comes from the coding sequence ATGAAGATACTCCTGAGCGGAACCGCTTCGGACTCCCATACCTGGAACCTCGTGTATCTCGGGCTGTTCCTGGAGGAGCGGGGGCACGACGTCGTCGCGCTGGGCCCCTGTGTGAGTCCCCGTCTGCTCACGGCCGCCTGTCGCCGGCATGCCCCCGACGTGGTCGTGCTCAGCAGCGTCAACGGCCACGGTCACCGGGACGCCCTCGCGGCGGTACGCGCGCTGCGCGCCGAACCGGAGCTGGCCGCGCTGCCGGTGGCCGTCGGCGGCAAGCTCGGCACCGCCGGCCGTTCCGGGGAGACCGAGGCGGCCCGGCTCCGCGAGGCGGGCTGCGACGCGGTCCTCGGGGACGGGGCCGGTGACCTGGAGGCCCTGTGCGCGTTCCTCGCGGCCCGCGCCCGGGTGGTGGCATGA
- a CDS encoding amino acid adenylation domain-containing protein — MPPIRTDDLLDGGPSPAPAPPVLDLIAHQARTRPDAPALVHDTARLTYAELAGAVRERARVLAAEGAAPGRLVALHRPRGIDAVVGLLAVLSTGAAYLPLDIQAPDARNAAILKDSCGDLAPTPAEVAAAGELVLPGPGAPAGAAYVIYTSGSTGTPNGVVVAHDSLAHFIAGATPAYGIGPASRVLQFSPLHFDASVQELFATLGAGGTLVLRTDDMLDVRDLLAGCARHGITLLDLPAAYWHELVHVLAAGSVRLPGCLETVIIYGEAALPERVAQWRELTGERVRLLNAYGPTETTVVATVADLTRHGDGPVPIGRPLPGVRAAVVAGELWLLGGGLSRGYLSNPELNARRFTELDGERAYRTGDLVTIGEDRQILYHGRLDDEVKIGGQRIDPAAVDSVLSAHPKVREAAVVAQQDADGVKRLVAFVVTEGGVGAEELRALVRERMPAAAVPASVGIVAALPRTSSGKINRKVLRTTDPRLSVVHEEPLPAEDRVPLSHAQRRLWLLDQLDGPSCAYNMPNVLELDGVPDRAALAAAVTDLVERHEVLRTVFLAPEDEPYQHVLAASTVRARVVECPAGELRGQVAGFVSETFDLARELPLRVALFVPEDAAGDGPAAVLAVLLHHVAGDGWSLAPLMNDLATAYAARVEGRAPEQEPLPVQYADYTLWQHDVLGTTDDPDAAVSRGLAHWRAALDGLPAVTGLPLDRPRPAVPDHRGGVVTARLEPAAHRRLAGLADAHGASMLMVLQSALALALRAAGCGERVAVGTPVAGRDDEALAVLVGFFVNTLVLPTDTSGDPAFTELLERVRDTDLAAYAHQGLPFDLLVEHLNPPRTPGVHPLFQTMLTLVTAAPDDAPFPFGGLTGRFRADGPGTTKFDLTAACVEHRDADGTPAGLDLNLEYACDVLDEGTARLLLGALERALRTAAEDPEAPVADAALLGPDDRWSLDGRRERVAALAARQAAEAEAEAAARSGAPDVEHVDTLREMFAEILGIGEVGPDEGFFTIGGHSMSGVRLANRIRARLGADVHVRDLLLAPTPAALARRIADARSAAEDKGPALVRRADRPERLPLSRAQRRLWFIDALEGPSASYNIPLVLRPAEPLDAGVFGLALADLVERHEVLRTRYRSVDGEPHQEIVEGAHPVLDVRTVPAGQFRAAVASAAGHVFDLAGEIPLRAALLTPDDGGGQVLVLLVHHIAADGWSTGPLLADLATAYAARAEGRVPGWQPLPVQYADYTLWQQELLDGPAAHDHLTFWERALAGAPPVLELPAARPRPAEATHRGGHAPLTVDAATHEALEELARRHGATLFMVMQAALAAVLTRHGAGTDLPLATMTAGRDDEALSDLVGFFVNTLVLRTDTSGDPAFTELLERVRDTDLAAYAHQGLPFDRIVEHLNPARSTAHHPLAQYVVQLHHDYTSAPAEGPLLRLEPAPLEALSTKFDLTLSLWERKDDEGRPAGLAGGLEYATDLFDTATAGLLAAHVGRLLHAVAADPGVRIGAVDLLTDAERFRLLAEYNDTATVTRDRAAVHEVIARRAALGPALPALITDTETVGYGELDARADALAARLGAAGVRRGDTVGVLLERGAPLVVTALAVLKCGAAYVPLDPALPGARIALMVRDAGVRLVATDAGQAGAVPEEVSVPALLVDASPGSDAPSDRTPVAVDGDDLMYVMFTSGSTGRPKGVGVTHRNVTELAADRDTTSGGPRRMLVHSATGFDASVFEMWVPLLDGGSLVVIRGDGTDLAETARTVREHGVTDAYFTVGLFHVMADEALDTLRLLREVWTGGDVASPAAVQRVLTHCPDTVLVHSYGPTETTFASHNQWLTDGRGSLGGAGLHLGRPMDNTRSHVLDGALRPVPPGVPGELYIAGTHVARGYTGRPDLTAERFVPDPFEADGSRMYRTGDRVVWTPDGELRFLGRADGQIKLRGVRIEPGEVEHALAAHPAVGQALAVVREDRPGERSLVGYVVPRAGSTVTGAELLALARTALPAHLVPSAVVVLDALPLTVNGKPDRRALPAPDRGAAAEHRAPRNAREEVLCGLFAEILGVDRVGLDDNFFTLGGHSLLGVRLVSRVRSVLGVDRTVRDLFRAPTPAGLLGTQDPDGTAGAMGVLLPLSTRGTRRPLFCVHPGTGVGWSYAGLARHLGDEQPLYALQARALSEPGHRPRTVEEMADDYLERIRQVQPWGPYRLLGWSFGGIVAHTMAVRLRAAGQRVELLALMDVHQTGPGSVSVLPPREREAPGPLGEDELPAAVERVRREDPVLGGFSTEEIRAVLRASETHAALMSRHVPGVADTGAVFFTARRPGEPEGALAATWNPFLTGTAENHTVESSHLRMTEEEPLAHIGKVIAEKLSALQDKNLRENETRSYS; from the coding sequence ATGCCCCCCATCAGAACGGACGACCTGCTCGACGGCGGTCCCTCTCCCGCACCCGCCCCGCCGGTGCTCGACCTCATCGCCCATCAGGCACGCACCCGCCCCGACGCGCCGGCCCTGGTCCACGACACCGCGCGCCTGACCTACGCGGAACTCGCCGGTGCCGTACGGGAACGGGCCCGCGTCCTGGCCGCCGAGGGCGCCGCCCCCGGCCGCCTCGTCGCTCTCCACCGCCCGCGCGGGATCGACGCCGTCGTCGGCCTCCTCGCCGTCCTGAGCACCGGCGCCGCCTACCTTCCGCTCGACATCCAGGCCCCGGACGCCCGGAACGCGGCCATCCTCAAGGACAGTTGCGGCGACCTGGCGCCCACGCCCGCCGAGGTGGCCGCCGCCGGGGAGCTCGTGCTGCCCGGCCCCGGCGCACCGGCCGGCGCCGCGTACGTGATCTACACCTCCGGCTCCACCGGCACCCCCAACGGCGTCGTCGTCGCCCACGACTCGCTCGCCCACTTCATCGCGGGCGCCACCCCCGCGTACGGCATCGGGCCCGCCTCCCGGGTCCTCCAGTTCTCGCCGCTGCACTTCGACGCCAGCGTGCAGGAGCTGTTCGCGACCCTCGGGGCCGGCGGGACGCTGGTGCTGCGTACGGACGACATGCTGGACGTACGGGATCTGCTCGCCGGCTGCGCACGGCACGGGATCACGCTGCTCGACCTGCCGGCCGCGTACTGGCACGAGCTGGTCCACGTCCTGGCCGCCGGTTCGGTGCGGCTGCCCGGCTGCCTGGAGACGGTGATCATCTACGGGGAGGCAGCGCTGCCGGAGCGGGTCGCCCAGTGGCGCGAGCTGACCGGGGAGCGGGTGCGGCTGCTCAACGCGTACGGCCCCACGGAGACCACAGTGGTCGCGACGGTCGCCGATCTGACCCGGCACGGGGACGGTCCTGTGCCGATCGGCCGCCCGCTGCCGGGGGTCCGCGCGGCCGTCGTCGCCGGTGAACTCTGGCTGCTCGGCGGCGGCTTGTCCCGGGGCTACCTCAGCAACCCGGAGCTGAACGCCCGCCGTTTCACCGAGCTGGACGGGGAGCGCGCCTACCGCACCGGAGATCTCGTCACGATCGGTGAGGACCGCCAGATCCTGTACCACGGACGGCTGGACGACGAGGTGAAGATCGGCGGGCAGCGCATCGACCCCGCCGCCGTCGACTCCGTCCTGTCGGCCCACCCGAAGGTGCGGGAGGCCGCCGTCGTCGCCCAGCAGGACGCCGACGGGGTGAAGCGGCTCGTCGCGTTCGTCGTCACCGAGGGCGGTGTCGGGGCCGAGGAGCTGCGCGCACTGGTGCGCGAACGCATGCCGGCCGCCGCCGTCCCGGCCTCCGTCGGGATCGTCGCCGCCCTGCCCCGCACCAGCTCGGGGAAGATCAACCGCAAGGTGCTGCGGACCACGGACCCACGTCTTTCGGTCGTCCACGAGGAGCCGCTGCCCGCCGAGGACCGGGTGCCGCTCTCGCACGCGCAGCGCAGGCTGTGGCTGCTGGACCAGCTCGACGGGCCGTCCTGCGCGTACAACATGCCCAACGTCCTGGAGCTGGACGGGGTGCCCGACCGGGCGGCGCTCGCCGCCGCGGTCACCGATCTGGTGGAGCGGCACGAGGTGCTGCGCACGGTGTTCCTCGCGCCGGAGGACGAGCCCTACCAGCACGTGCTGGCGGCCTCCACGGTCCGGGCCCGCGTGGTCGAGTGCCCGGCCGGTGAACTCCGGGGCCAGGTCGCCGGCTTCGTCTCCGAGACCTTCGACCTTGCGCGGGAACTGCCGTTGCGGGTGGCGCTGTTCGTGCCCGAGGACGCGGCCGGTGACGGGCCGGCGGCGGTGCTGGCGGTGCTGCTGCACCATGTGGCGGGCGACGGCTGGTCGCTGGCGCCGCTGATGAACGACCTGGCCACCGCGTACGCGGCCCGCGTCGAGGGCCGCGCGCCGGAGCAGGAGCCGCTTCCCGTCCAGTACGCCGACTACACCCTCTGGCAGCACGACGTCCTCGGCACAACCGATGACCCGGACGCGGCCGTCTCGCGCGGGCTCGCGCACTGGCGGGCCGCGCTCGACGGGCTGCCCGCCGTCACCGGCCTGCCGCTGGACCGCCCCCGGCCCGCCGTGCCGGACCACCGGGGCGGTGTGGTCACCGCGCGCCTCGAACCGGCCGCGCACCGCCGCCTCGCCGGCCTGGCCGACGCGCACGGCGCCAGCATGCTGATGGTCCTCCAGTCCGCGCTGGCCCTCGCCCTGCGTGCGGCGGGCTGCGGGGAACGGGTGGCCGTGGGCACGCCGGTCGCGGGCCGCGACGACGAGGCACTGGCGGTGCTGGTCGGGTTCTTCGTCAACACGCTGGTGCTGCCCACCGACACATCGGGGGACCCGGCGTTCACCGAGCTGCTGGAGCGGGTACGCGACACGGACCTCGCCGCCTACGCCCACCAGGGCCTCCCGTTCGACCTGCTGGTCGAGCATCTGAACCCGCCGCGCACGCCCGGGGTCCACCCGCTCTTCCAGACGATGCTGACGCTGGTCACCGCCGCCCCGGACGACGCCCCGTTCCCCTTCGGCGGGCTCACCGGCCGCTTCCGGGCGGACGGCCCCGGAACCACCAAGTTCGACCTGACCGCCGCGTGTGTGGAGCACCGGGACGCCGACGGCACACCCGCCGGCCTCGACCTCAACCTGGAGTACGCGTGCGACGTGCTCGACGAGGGCACCGCCCGCCTCCTCCTGGGCGCCCTGGAACGCGCCCTGCGTACAGCCGCCGAGGACCCGGAGGCACCGGTCGCCGACGCCGCGCTGCTGGGCCCCGACGACCGCTGGTCCCTGGACGGGCGCCGAGAGCGCGTGGCGGCCCTCGCTGCCCGGCAGGCCGCCGAAGCCGAGGCCGAGGCCGCCGCGCGGAGCGGTGCGCCCGATGTGGAGCATGTCGACACGTTGCGGGAGATGTTCGCCGAGATCCTGGGGATCGGTGAAGTCGGCCCGGACGAAGGGTTCTTCACCATCGGCGGCCACTCCATGAGCGGGGTGCGGCTGGCCAACCGGATCCGGGCCCGCCTGGGCGCCGACGTCCACGTACGGGACCTGCTGCTCGCCCCGACGCCGGCCGCGCTGGCCCGGCGCATCGCGGACGCCCGGTCGGCCGCCGAGGACAAGGGCCCCGCGCTCGTCCGCCGCGCGGACCGGCCGGAGCGCCTGCCGCTGTCGCGGGCGCAGCGGCGGCTCTGGTTCATCGACGCGCTGGAGGGTCCCAGCGCCTCGTACAACATCCCACTGGTGCTGCGTCCGGCCGAGCCGCTGGACGCGGGTGTCTTCGGCCTCGCTCTGGCCGACCTGGTGGAGCGCCACGAGGTGCTGCGGACCCGCTACCGGTCGGTCGACGGGGAGCCGCACCAGGAGATCGTGGAGGGCGCGCACCCCGTTCTCGACGTCCGTACGGTGCCGGCCGGGCAGTTCCGGGCGGCCGTCGCCTCAGCCGCCGGGCATGTCTTCGACCTGGCCGGGGAGATCCCGTTGCGGGCCGCCCTTCTGACCCCGGACGACGGCGGCGGGCAGGTGCTGGTGCTGCTCGTCCACCACATCGCCGCCGACGGCTGGTCGACCGGTCCGCTGCTCGCCGACCTGGCCACCGCGTACGCCGCACGCGCCGAGGGGCGCGTACCGGGCTGGCAGCCGCTTCCCGTCCAGTACGCCGACTACACCCTCTGGCAGCAGGAGCTTCTGGACGGGCCGGCGGCGCATGACCACCTCACGTTCTGGGAACGCGCCCTCGCCGGGGCCCCGCCCGTCCTCGAACTGCCCGCGGCCCGGCCGCGCCCGGCCGAGGCCACGCACCGGGGCGGCCACGCACCGCTCACCGTGGACGCGGCTACCCATGAGGCGCTGGAGGAGCTGGCCCGGCGCCACGGTGCGACGCTGTTCATGGTGATGCAGGCGGCCCTCGCGGCCGTCCTCACCCGGCACGGCGCGGGCACCGATCTGCCGCTGGCCACCATGACGGCCGGGCGCGACGACGAGGCGCTGAGCGATCTGGTCGGCTTCTTCGTCAACACGCTGGTCCTGCGCACCGACACCTCGGGGGACCCGGCGTTCACCGAACTCCTGGAGCGGGTACGCGACACGGACCTCGCCGCCTACGCCCACCAGGGCCTGCCCTTCGACCGGATCGTGGAGCACCTCAACCCGGCCCGCTCCACCGCCCACCACCCGCTCGCCCAGTACGTCGTCCAGCTCCACCACGACTACACCTCCGCCCCGGCCGAGGGGCCGCTGCTGCGGCTCGAACCGGCGCCGCTGGAGGCACTGTCCACCAAGTTCGACCTGACCCTCTCGCTGTGGGAGCGGAAGGACGACGAGGGGCGGCCGGCGGGTCTGGCGGGCGGTCTGGAGTACGCCACCGATCTGTTCGACACAGCCACCGCCGGTCTGCTCGCCGCCCACGTCGGGCGACTGCTGCACGCCGTCGCCGCCGATCCGGGGGTGCGGATCGGCGCCGTGGACCTGCTCACCGACGCCGAGCGGTTCCGGCTGCTCGCGGAGTACAACGACACCGCCACGGTGACGCGGGACCGGGCCGCCGTCCACGAGGTCATCGCCCGCCGGGCCGCGCTCGGCCCCGCGCTGCCGGCCCTGATCACGGACACGGAGACCGTCGGTTACGGCGAGCTCGACGCCCGCGCCGACGCACTGGCCGCCCGGCTGGGAGCGGCGGGGGTGCGGCGGGGCGACACCGTCGGGGTCCTGCTCGAACGGGGTGCCCCGCTGGTGGTGACCGCGCTGGCCGTCCTCAAGTGCGGTGCCGCGTATGTGCCGTTGGACCCGGCGCTGCCCGGGGCCAGGATCGCGCTGATGGTCCGGGACGCGGGTGTCCGCCTCGTCGCGACCGACGCCGGGCAGGCAGGTGCGGTGCCGGAGGAGGTCTCCGTACCGGCCCTCCTGGTCGACGCGTCCCCCGGGAGCGACGCGCCCTCGGACCGCACGCCCGTGGCGGTCGACGGGGACGATCTGATGTACGTGATGTTCACGTCCGGGTCGACCGGCCGGCCCAAGGGCGTCGGTGTCACCCACCGCAACGTCACCGAACTCGCCGCCGACCGGGACACCACCTCCGGCGGGCCCCGCCGGATGCTGGTCCACTCCGCGACCGGGTTCGACGCCTCGGTCTTCGAGATGTGGGTGCCGCTCCTCGACGGCGGCAGCCTGGTCGTCATACGGGGCGACGGAACCGACCTCGCGGAGACCGCCCGGACCGTACGCGAACACGGGGTCACCGACGCCTACTTCACCGTCGGCCTGTTCCATGTGATGGCCGACGAGGCGCTGGACACCCTGCGGCTGCTGCGGGAGGTGTGGACGGGCGGCGACGTCGCCTCACCGGCTGCCGTGCAGCGGGTCCTGACGCACTGCCCGGACACCGTCCTCGTCCACTCCTACGGGCCCACCGAGACGACCTTCGCCTCGCACAACCAGTGGCTCACCGATGGCCGGGGCTCGCTCGGCGGGGCCGGGCTGCACCTGGGCCGGCCGATGGACAACACCCGCAGCCATGTCCTGGACGGGGCGCTGCGACCCGTGCCGCCGGGTGTGCCCGGGGAGCTGTACATCGCGGGCACGCATGTGGCGCGCGGGTACACGGGCCGTCCGGACCTGACCGCCGAGCGCTTCGTGCCCGACCCGTTCGAGGCCGACGGCAGCCGGATGTACCGCACCGGTGACCGGGTGGTCTGGACACCGGACGGTGAACTGCGGTTCCTGGGGCGGGCGGACGGCCAGATCAAGCTGCGCGGGGTACGGATCGAGCCGGGCGAGGTCGAGCACGCGCTCGCCGCCCACCCCGCCGTCGGCCAGGCGCTCGCCGTGGTCCGGGAGGACCGGCCGGGCGAACGGAGTCTCGTCGGTTACGTGGTGCCGCGTGCGGGGTCCACGGTCACCGGGGCGGAACTGCTGGCTCTGGCCCGTACCGCGCTGCCCGCCCACCTCGTACCGTCGGCGGTCGTCGTCCTGGACGCCCTGCCGCTGACCGTCAACGGCAAGCCGGACCGCCGGGCGCTGCCCGCGCCGGACCGTGGCGCCGCCGCCGAGCACCGCGCGCCGCGCAACGCCCGGGAGGAGGTGCTGTGCGGGCTGTTCGCCGAGATCCTGGGGGTGGACCGGGTCGGCCTCGACGACAACTTCTTCACGCTGGGCGGGCATTCGCTGCTCGGTGTGCGCCTGGTGAGCCGGGTGCGGTCGGTGCTGGGCGTGGACCGGACCGTCCGGGACCTGTTCCGCGCCCCGACCCCGGCCGGGCTCCTCGGCACCCAGGACCCGGACGGCACGGCCGGCGCCATGGGCGTCCTGCTGCCGCTGAGCACCCGGGGCACCCGCCGCCCGCTGTTCTGCGTGCACCCCGGCACCGGCGTCGGCTGGTCCTACGCGGGCCTGGCCCGGCATCTCGGGGACGAGCAGCCGCTGTACGCCCTCCAGGCCCGCGCGCTGAGCGAGCCCGGCCACCGCCCGCGCACCGTCGAGGAGATGGCCGACGACTACCTGGAGCGCATCCGCCAGGTCCAGCCCTGGGGGCCGTACCGGCTGCTGGGCTGGTCCTTCGGCGGGATCGTCGCCCACACCATGGCCGTCCGGCTCCGCGCGGCCGGTCAGCGCGTCGAACTGCTCGCGCTGATGGACGTCCACCAGACCGGGCCGGGCAGCGTGTCCGTGCTGCCGCCGCGGGAGCGCGAGGCCCCCGGGCCCCTCGGGGAGGACGAACTGCCGGCCGCCGTGGAGCGGGTGCGCCGCGAGGACCCGGTGCTCGGTGGCTTCAGCACGGAAGAGATACGGGCCGTGCTGCGCGCCTCCGAGACCCACGCGGCCCTCATGTCCCGGCATGTACCCGGGGTCGCCGACACCGGCGCGGTCTTCTTCACGGCCCGCCGACCCGGCGAACCGGAAGGTGCGCTGGCCGCCACCTGGAATCCGTTCCTGACGGGAACGGCCGAGAACCACACCGTGGAATCCAGTCATCTTCGGATGACGGAGGAAGAACCTCTCGCACACATCGGGAAAGTCATCGCGGAGAAACTCTCCGCACTGCAGGACAAGAACCTGCGGGAAAACGAAACGAGGAGTTATTCATGA
- a CDS encoding asparagine synthetase A — MDHAPQPAGPALPPPLGEHLRSPRLRAAMLVQQEALQAARDFLRRSGFTELLPPLVGPVTDPGGRGAKALDVDYYGRPYKLMTSAILYKQASLHGFPKLFYIAPNVRVEPEETATTGRHLVEFHQIDVEIAGASREDAQEVAAGLLTHVAEHVWTAVPDVLAELGRQEADFADVRSGKYDVCTHHEAVTRLLTAGHPQSPDSEIDWTGERLLSLESDRPFFINDYPKGSRGFYDREDPERPGVLRNFDLIAPHGYGELVSGSERESDYATIVTRMRESGENPAKYAWYLKEAREGIPASAGFGMGLQRLVRFLTGLDSLWQVSAYPKLPGVMAP, encoded by the coding sequence ATGGACCACGCCCCGCAGCCCGCAGGACCCGCCCTGCCGCCCCCGCTCGGCGAGCACCTGCGCTCCCCGCGGCTGCGCGCCGCCATGCTCGTGCAGCAGGAGGCCCTCCAAGCGGCCCGCGACTTCCTGCGGCGGTCGGGCTTCACGGAGCTGCTGCCCCCGCTCGTCGGGCCCGTCACCGACCCGGGCGGCCGGGGCGCCAAGGCGCTGGACGTCGACTACTACGGGCGCCCGTACAAGCTGATGACCAGCGCCATCCTCTACAAGCAGGCGTCCCTGCACGGCTTCCCGAAGCTGTTCTACATCGCCCCCAACGTACGCGTGGAGCCGGAGGAGACCGCCACCACCGGCCGCCATCTGGTCGAGTTCCACCAGATCGACGTCGAGATCGCCGGTGCGAGCCGCGAGGACGCCCAGGAGGTCGCCGCCGGCCTGCTCACCCATGTCGCCGAGCACGTGTGGACCGCCGTGCCCGATGTCCTCGCCGAACTGGGGCGCCAGGAGGCCGATTTCGCGGACGTACGCAGCGGCAAGTACGACGTGTGCACCCATCACGAGGCCGTCACACGACTTCTGACGGCGGGTCATCCGCAGAGCCCTGACAGCGAGATCGACTGGACCGGTGAACGGCTCCTCTCGCTGGAGAGCGACCGGCCGTTCTTCATCAACGACTACCCGAAGGGCTCGCGCGGCTTCTACGACCGCGAGGACCCCGAACGCCCCGGTGTGCTGAGGAACTTCGACCTCATCGCCCCGCACGGCTACGGTGAGCTGGTCTCCGGCAGCGAGCGCGAGTCGGACTACGCGACCATCGTCACGCGGATGCGCGAGAGCGGCGAGAACCCCGCCAAGTACGCCTGGTATCTGAAGGAGGCCCGCGAGGGCATCCCGGCCAGCGCCGGCTTCGGGATGGGCCTCCAGCGCCTCGTCCGTTTCCTCACCGGCCTCGACTCCCTGTGGCAGGTCAGCGCCTACCCGAAGCTCCCCGGGGTGATGGCCCCGTGA
- a CDS encoding glutamate synthase-related protein, which translates to MSALSSPGFPEREIRARARRGTAEVFPDPGSYGGELHGPGAAAGADALDRARIVPPVFMPERLEKLIELAREPEFGDVDLAVRTGGFNASLPLYLSAFGSTRAGSGDLAVQASRQAGRLGIPMVIGENMVPVHGYRRGGDIARSALLARIDAYLEAAPEGVGGIVVQQSTEDADSEVWNLLYSDPATRPLLESGRLAFELKTGQGAKPGLGGMTVVAGAEAAQLADRFTVTEAFGADDERRLRCATPGTFTDEILRQQLRFMRNNFPRARTWVKFHPGRDIGHAARTAWAAGADAVTVDGAEGGTGWAPRVFLDQVGLPLAECLRRIGRPEGCLLASGRMWEGGRALRALALGAGAVGLGRAALIAVDEDPDHGLVRLAESIALELRLLISALGKYTVGALAPEDLWWPDGGHGDAWSPQSADPAAAGATS; encoded by the coding sequence GTGAGCGCCCTCTCCTCCCCCGGCTTCCCCGAGCGCGAGATCCGCGCCCGCGCCCGGCGCGGCACCGCCGAGGTGTTCCCCGATCCCGGCTCGTACGGCGGCGAGCTCCACGGCCCCGGCGCGGCGGCCGGGGCCGACGCGCTCGACCGGGCCCGTATCGTCCCGCCCGTCTTCATGCCGGAGCGGCTGGAGAAGCTGATCGAGCTGGCGCGCGAGCCCGAGTTCGGTGATGTCGATCTGGCGGTCCGGACCGGCGGCTTCAACGCCTCGCTGCCCCTCTACCTGTCGGCCTTCGGGTCGACCCGGGCGGGCAGCGGCGACCTCGCCGTCCAGGCGTCCCGGCAGGCCGGCCGCCTCGGCATCCCCATGGTCATCGGGGAGAACATGGTCCCCGTCCACGGCTACCGGCGCGGCGGCGACATCGCCCGCTCCGCGCTCCTCGCCCGCATCGACGCGTACCTGGAAGCGGCCCCCGAGGGCGTCGGCGGGATCGTCGTCCAGCAGTCCACCGAGGACGCCGACTCGGAGGTCTGGAACCTCCTCTACAGCGATCCCGCCACCCGGCCCCTCCTCGAATCCGGGCGCCTGGCCTTCGAGTTGAAGACCGGGCAGGGTGCGAAACCCGGTCTCGGCGGCATGACCGTCGTCGCGGGTGCCGAGGCCGCGCAGCTGGCCGACCGGTTCACGGTCACCGAGGCGTTCGGCGCGGACGACGAGCGCCGGCTGCGGTGCGCCACGCCGGGCACCTTCACCGACGAGATCCTGCGCCAGCAGCTGCGCTTCATGCGGAACAACTTCCCCAGGGCCCGTACGTGGGTGAAGTTCCACCCGGGCCGCGACATCGGGCACGCCGCGCGCACCGCCTGGGCCGCCGGGGCGGACGCCGTCACCGTGGACGGCGCGGAGGGCGGCACCGGCTGGGCCCCCCGGGTCTTCCTCGACCAGGTCGGCCTGCCGCTCGCCGAGTGCCTGCGCCGGATCGGCCGCCCCGAGGGCTGCCTGCTCGCCAGCGGGCGGATGTGGGAGGGCGGACGTGCGCTGCGGGCCCTCGCCCTGGGCGCCGGCGCCGTCGGCCTCGGACGCGCCGCGCTGATCGCGGTCGACGAGGACCCGGACCACGGGCTGGTACGCCTCGCGGAGAGCATCGCGCTCGAACTACGGCTGCTGATCAGCGCGTTGGGCAAGTACACGGTGGGGGCGCTGGCCCCGGAGGACCTGTGGTGGCCGGACGGCGGCCACGGCGATGCCTGGTCGCCGCAGTCCGCTGACCCGGCCGCCGCCGGAGCGACGTCATGA